A window of Corvus cornix cornix isolate S_Up_H32 chromosome 4, ASM73873v5, whole genome shotgun sequence contains these coding sequences:
- the MSMO1 gene encoding methylsterol monooxygenase 1 produces MAMNDSVNILNSAYLAVEYIDSFLPDNPLQQPFKNAWNYMLDNYTKFQIATWGSLIVHEVSYFLLCVPGFIFQFIPYMQKYKIQQDKPETWEKQWKCFKTLLFNHFFIQLPLICGTYYFTEYFNIPYGWEEMPRWYVLVAQCFGCAVIEDAWHYFLHRLLHHKRIYKYIHKVHHEFVSPFGMQAEYAHPLETLILGTGFFIGIVVFCNHVVLLWAWVICRLMETIDVHSGYDVPLNPLHLVPFYAGARFHDFHHMNFIGNYASTFTWWDRIFGTDSQFIAYQEKEKKKQCITKKKAD; encoded by the exons ATGGCCATGAACGACAGCGTTAATATCTTGAACTCTGCTTATCTGGCAGTGGAATATATAGACTCTTTCTTACCCGACAATCCCCTGCAGcaaccatttaaaaatgcttgGAATTACATGCTGGATAACTACACAAAGTTCCAGATTGCAACTTGGGGATCCCTTATAGTTCATGAAGTTTCATACTTTTTGCTCTGTGTACCAGGATTTATCTTTCAGTTTATACCATACATGCAAAAGTATAAAATTCAACAG gATAAACCAGAAACATGGGAAAAACAGTGGAAGTGTTTCAAAACCCTCCTCTTCAATCACTTCTTCATTCAGCTTCCCCTGATTTGTGGTACCTATTACTTCACAGAGTATTTTAATATCCCATATGGGTGGGAAGAGATGCCGAGATG gtATGTTCTGGTTGCCCAGTGTTTTGGATGTGCGGTGATTGAGGATGCCTGGCACTATTTCCTGCATAGATTGCTGCATCACAAGAGAATATACAAGTATATCCATAAGGTTCACCATGAGTTTGTT TCTCCGTTTGGAATGCAAGCAGAATATGCTCATCCTCTGGAAACACTCATCCTTGGAACTGGCTTTTTTATTGGAATCGTCGTTTTCTGTAACCATGTGGTTCTTCTGTGGGCATGGGTGATTTGTCGCTTGATGGAAACCATTGACGTACACAG TGGCTACGATGTCCCACTGAACCCTCTTCATCTGGTGCCTTTCTATGCTGGGGCCCGTTTTCATGATTTCCATCACATGAACTTTATCGGCAACTACGCTTCCACCTTCACATGGTGGGACAGAATCTTTGGTACAGACTCGCAATTCATTGCCTatcaagaaaaagagaagaagaaacagtGCATAACAAAGAAGAAGGCTGACTAA